One Brassica napus cultivar Da-Ae chromosome A5, Da-Ae, whole genome shotgun sequence DNA window includes the following coding sequences:
- the LOC125609618 gene encoding putative nuclease HARBI1, producing the protein MASSSHNTFDGSNDDAFDQYFDQRFDQYFDQYFEQTFENLSIQNGVQEEKRKKIKKRVYIERNREEGDVRLWNDYFSETPTYPHNLFRRRFRMNKSLFTRIVDRLSNEVQFFQEKRDALGRRSLSPLQKCTAAIRVLACGNAADAVDEYLRLGETTTRSCLENFVEGIINLFGNEYLRKPTPADLQRLLDIGEYRGFPGMIGSIDCMYWEWKNCPTAWKGQYSRGSGKPTIVLEAVASYDLWIWHAFFGPPGTLNDINVLDRSPVFDDIINGQAPQVTYTVNGREYHMAYYLTDGIYPRWATFIQSIPIPQGPKAVLFAQHQEAARKDVEQAFGVLQARFAIIKNPALFWDKVKIGKIMRACVILHNMIVEDERDGYTHFDVSEFQQAEDNGSSHVDLAYSTDIPTNIANMMGVRTRIRDRQMHQQLKHDLVEHIWRKFGDNN; encoded by the coding sequence ATGGCATCCTCTTCTCATAATACTTTTGATGGATCAAATGATGATGCTTTTGATCAATATTTCGATCAACGCTTTGATCAATATTTCGATCAATATTTTGAGCAAACGTTTGAGAATTTATCCATTCAAAATGGTGTTCAAGaagaaaagaggaaaaaaataaaaaaacgagTTTATATCGAGCGAAATCGTGAAGAAGGCGACGTgcgtttatggaatgattatttcagtgaaactccaacCTACCCTCACAATCTATTCCGACgacgatttagaatgaacaagtcaCTGTTCACGcgtattgttgatcgactctccaatgAAGTTCAATTCTTTCAAGAAAAGAGAGATGCTCTTGGAAGACGGAGTCTTTctccacttcaaaagtgtacagcaGCCATTCGTGTCTTAGCCTGTGGCAATGCGGCTgatgcggtcgacgaatacctccgactCGGTGAAACAACTACACGGTCATGTTTGGAAAATTTTGTGGAaggaataataaatttattcggCAATGAGTACCTCAGAAAaccaacaccggctgatcttcaacgtctacttgataTTGGAGAGTATCgaggatttcccgggatgataggaagcatcgactgtatgtaCTGGGaatggaagaattgtcccaccgcttggaaaggtcaatattcacgtggttcgggaaaaccaacaatcgttttagaggcggttgcttcgtatgatctatggatatggcatgcgttttttggacctccaggtaccttaaatgatatcaatgttcttgatcgctcacctgtttttgatgacataattaatggtcaagctccgcaagtcaCCTACACTGTgaatggaagagagtatcatatggcttactatctcaccgatggtatttatccgagatgggcaacttttatccaatccattccaataccacaaggtccgaaagcggttttatttgctcaacatcaagaagctgcccgaaaagatgtcgagcaggcttttggagtcttgcaagctcgctttgccattATTAAAAATCCCgcacttttttgggataaagtcaaaattggaaAGATTATGCGAGCATGTGTCAtcctccataatatgatagtggaagatgaacgagatggatacactcattttgatgtttcagagttccaacaaGCCGAGGAcaacggaagttcacatgtggatctcgcgtattctacagatatccctacaaatatcgccaatatgatgggtgttcgaactagaattcgtgatagacaaatgcatcaacaactcaaacatgatttggttgaacatatatggcgaAAATTTGGAGACAACAACTGA
- the LOC106451318 gene encoding probable beta-1,3-galactosyltransferase 3 isoform X1, whose product MSPKIKGENLYSRSFVSRKWTFLLCFASFCFGIFFTDRMWNIPESNDMARPSVTEAERLKLISEGCGPKTLYQKEVKRDPQVLFGEVSKTHNAIQTLDKTISSLEMELAAARSAQESLTNGAPVSNDVEKNQSPGKKRRYLMVVGINTAFSSRKRRDSIRTTWMPQGEKRKKLEEEKGIIIRFVIGHSATAGGILDRSIEAEDKKHGDFMRLDHVEGYLELSGKTKTYFSTAFSMWDADFYIKVDDDVHVNIATLGETLVRHRKKPRVYIGCMKSGPVLSQKGVRYHEPEYWKFGENGNKYFRHATGQLYAISRDLASYISINQHVLHKYANEDVTLGAWFIGLDVTHIDDRRLCCGTPPDCEWKAQAGNICVASFDWTCSGICRSADRIKEVHRRCGEPENAIWKATF is encoded by the exons atgtctCCAAAGATCAAAGGAGAGAATCTTTACTCTAGAAGCTTCGTATCAAGAAAATGGACGTTTCTACTCTGTTTTGCAAGTTTCTGCTTCGGGATATTTTTCACCGATAG GATGTGGAATATTCCAGAGTCTAACGACATGGCTCGACCATCCGTGACAGAAGCTGAAAGATTGAAGCTTATCTCCGAAGGCTGTGGTCCTAAAACA CTTTACCAGAAAGAAGTAAAACGCGACCCCCAGGTTTTGTTTGGAGAAGTCTCCAAGACTCATAACGCTATACA GACATTGGATAAGACCATTTCAAGCTTAGAGATGGAGTTGGCCGCAGCTAGATCAGCTCAGGAGTCTTTAACGAACGGTGCTCCTGTTTCTAATGATGTGGAGAAGAACCAATCACCAgggaagaaaagaagatatttgATGGTTGTGGGGATTAACACTGCTTTTAGTAGCCGAAAGAGAAGAGATTCTATTCGAACTACTTGGATGCCTCAAG gtgaaaaaagaaagaaattggAGGAAGAAAAGGGAATTATTATCCGGTTTGTGATTGGTCATAG TGCCACAGCTGGGGGAATCCTAGACCGATCCATTGAAGCAGAGGACAAGAAGCATGGAGATTTCATGAGATTg GACCATGTTGAAGGATACTTAGAGTTATCaggcaaaacaaaaacatatttttctacaGCCTTCTCAATGTGGGATGCAGATTTCTATATCAAAGTAGATGATGATGTTCATGTAAATATCG CAACTCTTGGAGAAACTCTTGTTAGACACAGGAAAAAACCTCGAGTCTATATCGGCTGCATGAAGTCTGGTCCAGTACTATCTCAAAA AGGAGTTAGATACCACGAGCCAGAGTATTGGAAGTTTGGTGAGAACGGGAACAAGTACTTCCGTCACGCTACTGGACAGCTATACGCCATTTCAAGAGACTTGGCTTCTTATATTTCCATTAATCA GCATGTTCTGCACAAATACGCAAATGAGGATGTTACATTGGGTGCTTGGTTTATCGGTCTTGATGTCACCCATATCGATGACAGAAGACTATGTTGCGGCACTCCTCCTG ATTGTGAATGGAAGGCACAAGCAGGGAACATATGTGTTGCTTCATTTGACTGGACATGTAGCGGTATCTGCAGATCCGCTGATCGCATAAAGGAGGTTCACAGGAGATGTGGTGAACCGGAGAACGCTATTTGGAAAGCTACATTTTGA
- the LOC125609619 gene encoding glutathione S-transferase T3-like, with product MDSNPFIQSSNFVELLSQQSISFANYEDSTPSSSRVPPLRTDDVGNVGNDVGERRERRTWTPTDDVVLISSWLNTSKDPVVGNEQKSGAFWKRVAAYFGASPKLAGCEQREPSHCKQRWHKINDVVSKFCGCYEAATREKASGCNENDVLKRAHEIFYNNQKKKFTLEHAWKELRNDQKWCDLATAKTDGSSKKRKCDDSEDSSSSQATGSKRPAGMKAAKAGGKKTMAEEEQTNK from the coding sequence ATGGATTCTAATCCATTTATACAGAGTTCAAACTTTGTTGAGCTTCTTAGCCAACAAAGTATTTCATTTGCTAACTATGAAGATAGTACACCATCTTCATCTCGAGTTCCTCCTCTACGCACTGATGATGTCGGGAACGTAGGGAACGATGTTGGCGAACGTCGGGAACGAAGGACGTGGACACCGACTGATGATGTTGTGTTGATCAGCTCGTGGCTTAACACGAGTAAGGATCCAGTGGTGGGTAACGAGCAAAAATCAGGCGCCTTCTGGAAGAGAGTCGCAGCTTACTTTGGGGCAAGTCCGAAGCTTGCTGGCTGCGAGCAGAGAGAGCCTAGCCACTGTAAGCAAAGGTGGCACAAGATTAACGACGTGGTGAGCAAGTTCTGTGGGTGTTATGAAGCCGCAACGAGAGAGAAGGCTAGCGGATGCAATGAGAATGATGTCCTGAAGCGAGCCCATGAAATTTTCTACAATAACCAGAAGAAGAAATTCACCCTTGAGCATGCTTGGAAGGAGTTAAGGAACGATCAGAAGTGGTGTGACCTTGCCACTGCGAAAACTGATGGAAGCTCTAAGAAGAGGAAGTGTGATGATAGTGAAGATTCATCAAGCTCGCAAGCTACTGGATCCAAGCGTCCAGCGGGTATGAAGGCTGCAAAGGCCGGTGGTAAGAAGACTATGGCAGAGGAGGAGCAAACAAACAAATAG
- the LOC106451319 gene encoding ent-kaurenoic acid oxidase 2, producing the protein MTETVWIMMWLPLVVMGLFVLKWLLKRVNVWIYESKLGEKRHYLPPGDLGWPFIGNMLPFLRAFKTSDPDSFIRTYITRYGHNGVYKVHMFGNPSVIVTTPETCRKVLTDDDCFQPGWPKSTMELIGKKSFIGISFEEHKRLRRLTAAPVNGHEALSVYIKYIEETVVTALENWSKMGEIEFLTHVRKLTFRIIMYIFMSTESEHVMDALEREYTNLNYGVRAMAINIPGFAYHKALKARKKLVAAFQSSVTNRRNQRKQNVSTNKKDMLDNLIEAKDENGRTLEDEEIIDVLLMYLNAGHESSGHTIMWATIFLQEHPEILQKAKEEQERIVKKRAPGQSLTLKETREMEYLSQVIDETLRVITFSLTAFREAKSDVQMNGYIIPKGWKVLTWFRDVHLDPEIYPDPKKFDPSRWEGYTPKAGTFLPFGLGSHLCPGNDLAKLEISIFLHHFLLKYRVERSNPGCPVMFLPHTRPKDNCLARITKTAL; encoded by the exons ATGACTGAAACGGTTTGGATCATGATGTGGTTACCTTTGGTAGTAATGGGATTGTTTGTTCTTAAATGGTTGTTGAAGAGAGTGAATGTTTGGATTTATGAGTCCAAACTTGGGGAGAAGAGACACTATCTACCACCAGGAGATTTGGGATGGCCTTTCATAGGCAACATGTTGCCCTTTCTTAGAGCTTTCAAAACATCTGATCCTGATTCCTTCATCAGAACCTACATCACAAG GTATGGACATAACGGTGTTTATAAAGTACACATGTTTGGGAACCCAAGTGTAATAGTAACAACACCGGAGACTTGTCGGAAAGTTCTAACAGATGATGACTGCTTCCAGCCAGGCTGGCCCAAATCCACCATGGAACTCATTGGCAAGAAGTCATTTATCGGTATCTCCTTTGAAGAACACAAGCGGCTCAGGCGTTTGACCGCTGCTCCTGTCAATGGACATGAAGCTCTCTCTGTCTACATAAAGTACATTGAAGAAACTGTTGTTACCGCTCTAGAAAACTGGTCCAAGATGGGAGAAATCGAGTTCTTGACTCATGTGCGCAAGCTAACGTTTAGGATCATCATGTACATATTTATGAGCACAGAGAGTGAGCATGTTATGGATGCATTGGAAAGGGAGTATACTAACCTTAACTATGGAGTTAGAGCAATGGCTATTAATATTCCTGGCTTTGCTTATCATAAAGCACTTAAG gCGAGGAAAAAACTTGTAGCTGCCTTTCAATCCTCAGTGACTAACAGAAGAAACCAAAGGAAGCAGAATGTATCAACCAATAAGAAAGACATGTTGGATAATCTAATAGAGGCTAAAGATGAAAACGGGAGAACTCTAGAGGATGAGGAGATTATAGACGTTTTGCTAATGTATCTTAATGCCGGTCATGAATCTTCTGGACACACCATTATGTGGGCTACCATTTTCCTTCAGGAACACCCTGAGATTCTACAAAAGGCAAAG GAAGAACAAGAGAGGATTGTTAAAAAGAGAGCACCGGGACAGAGTTTGACTCTTAAAGAGACACGTGAGATGGAGTATCTTTCTCAG GTTATTGATGAGACACTTCGAGTAATAACATTCTCTTTAACGGCCTTCCGGGAAGCAAAGAGTGATGTCCAAATGAATG GCTATATCATACCAAAAGGCTGGAAGGTTCTGACATGGTTCAGGGACGTTCACCTGGATCCTGAGATCTACCCTGatccaaaaaaatttgatcCTTCAAGATGGGAG GGATACACACCAAAGGCAGGCACATTCCTTCCTTTTGGTTTAGGAAGCCATCTCTGTCCAGGAAACGATCTTGCCAAGCTCGAGatttccatttttcttcatcACTTCCTCCTCAAATACCg GGTGGAGAGGAGCAATCCTGGTTGTCCGGTGATGTTTTTGCCTCACACCAGACCCAAGGATAATTGCTTGGCAAGAATCACCAAAACGGCGCTGTAA
- the LOC106451318 gene encoding probable beta-1,3-galactosyltransferase 3 isoform X2 codes for MSPKIKGENLYSRSFVSRKWTFLLCFASFCFGIFFTDRMWNIPESNDMARPSVTEAERLKLISEGCGPKTKEVKRDPQVLFGEVSKTHNAIQTLDKTISSLEMELAAARSAQESLTNGAPVSNDVEKNQSPGKKRRYLMVVGINTAFSSRKRRDSIRTTWMPQGEKRKKLEEEKGIIIRFVIGHSATAGGILDRSIEAEDKKHGDFMRLDHVEGYLELSGKTKTYFSTAFSMWDADFYIKVDDDVHVNIATLGETLVRHRKKPRVYIGCMKSGPVLSQKGVRYHEPEYWKFGENGNKYFRHATGQLYAISRDLASYISINQHVLHKYANEDVTLGAWFIGLDVTHIDDRRLCCGTPPDCEWKAQAGNICVASFDWTCSGICRSADRIKEVHRRCGEPENAIWKATF; via the exons atgtctCCAAAGATCAAAGGAGAGAATCTTTACTCTAGAAGCTTCGTATCAAGAAAATGGACGTTTCTACTCTGTTTTGCAAGTTTCTGCTTCGGGATATTTTTCACCGATAG GATGTGGAATATTCCAGAGTCTAACGACATGGCTCGACCATCCGTGACAGAAGCTGAAAGATTGAAGCTTATCTCCGAAGGCTGTGGTCCTAAAACA AAAGAAGTAAAACGCGACCCCCAGGTTTTGTTTGGAGAAGTCTCCAAGACTCATAACGCTATACA GACATTGGATAAGACCATTTCAAGCTTAGAGATGGAGTTGGCCGCAGCTAGATCAGCTCAGGAGTCTTTAACGAACGGTGCTCCTGTTTCTAATGATGTGGAGAAGAACCAATCACCAgggaagaaaagaagatatttgATGGTTGTGGGGATTAACACTGCTTTTAGTAGCCGAAAGAGAAGAGATTCTATTCGAACTACTTGGATGCCTCAAG gtgaaaaaagaaagaaattggAGGAAGAAAAGGGAATTATTATCCGGTTTGTGATTGGTCATAG TGCCACAGCTGGGGGAATCCTAGACCGATCCATTGAAGCAGAGGACAAGAAGCATGGAGATTTCATGAGATTg GACCATGTTGAAGGATACTTAGAGTTATCaggcaaaacaaaaacatatttttctacaGCCTTCTCAATGTGGGATGCAGATTTCTATATCAAAGTAGATGATGATGTTCATGTAAATATCG CAACTCTTGGAGAAACTCTTGTTAGACACAGGAAAAAACCTCGAGTCTATATCGGCTGCATGAAGTCTGGTCCAGTACTATCTCAAAA AGGAGTTAGATACCACGAGCCAGAGTATTGGAAGTTTGGTGAGAACGGGAACAAGTACTTCCGTCACGCTACTGGACAGCTATACGCCATTTCAAGAGACTTGGCTTCTTATATTTCCATTAATCA GCATGTTCTGCACAAATACGCAAATGAGGATGTTACATTGGGTGCTTGGTTTATCGGTCTTGATGTCACCCATATCGATGACAGAAGACTATGTTGCGGCACTCCTCCTG ATTGTGAATGGAAGGCACAAGCAGGGAACATATGTGTTGCTTCATTTGACTGGACATGTAGCGGTATCTGCAGATCCGCTGATCGCATAAAGGAGGTTCACAGGAGATGTGGTGAACCGGAGAACGCTATTTGGAAAGCTACATTTTGA